The genomic stretch AGACCGATCAACGCGCCGTCTTTGTCACGGAACGGAAAGTCTCAACCCCGAGCTCTCTGGAGACAGCCGGCTCCCGCAACCAGTATGTCGTCTCGCTTCAGGCCCTCCCCTCCAATCTCACCCGCTTGAGCGTGAAGGCCGATTTTGAGCGAATCGTCCAGGGCGGACGTGTACTCGCGGTTGATGCGGAGGAGATCGCTGAGATCGAGCGTCGCCTCATTGCTGAAATCGGGAAGTCCGTCGCCACTCCGCCGAGTAAATCCTAATGTCTGTGACGGTCCGCCTATCGGGACTCACTGCGATTCTCCGCGCTCTGAGCCTTGTACTTCTCACCTCCTCCCTGGCTTGGCTTCATCCGGCCCTTTCCCTTGCCGCGCGCACCCCGACGCCTCCCCCCACACCGGAATTGGCCAAACATCTGACCTCGATCGCCAACATCACGATCGCGTCGCCGACGATTCGCATTCCTGAAGGGCCGTTTCTGTTGGGGAGCATCCGGGTGGATGACGATCCATACGGGATGGGAACGCAGTTTGATGATACGGAACTCCCGCAGCATCGCGTCTGGCTGGATACCTATGAGATCGACCGCGACGAAGTGAGCCTCAGCGAATATCTCGTCTATCTCCAAAATCGAAAACTGCATCCGTCGAAGGAACTCCAGCACTTGATCTGGCACGTCATCACCGTGCACTCGGTCAGCGATGAGACCCTGGCCCAATGGCCGGCTCTGTATGTGACCTGGAAAGAAGCCGACAGCCTGTGCCGTTCGATCGGAAAACGGTTACCGACCGAGGCCGAATGGGAAAAGGCCGCGCGCGGGCCGGACGGCAATCGGTTTCCATGGGGAGACACCCTCCCAGACAATTCGTTGGCTATGTTCGGACAACATCACGTGCATGAGATTCCGATCCTCGCGCCGGTGAGCAGCGGCGACGCAGGAAAAAGCTACTATGGCCTCCATCACATGGCGGGCAACGTCGCCGAGTGGGTCAACGACTGGTTTGGCTTTGACTACTATGCCTACATGCCGGAACGGAACCCGCCCGGCCCGACCAGTGGACGCTACAAAAGTCTACGCGGCGGATCGTGGAAAAGTCGTCCCATCATGCTCCGAACGGCTACACGCAGCGGTGCCCCCGCCGATCAACGGTCGGCGACGGTCGGTTTCCGCTGCGCAAAACCGCCATCTGCCCCCGGCAAGCCGTAATAGGCCACGCCTCCGGAAAACTTCTGAGCCAGGCACAAGTCCGCCACGGCTAAACATTCCAGCCCAAACGGCAGGTAACCGGCATACCCGAGCAACGGCATCTGAAACAGTGTAACTCCGTGTACGAACGGCACCGCATATTCCCAGCGGGCCAGGCTGTAAAAGTTCCACATCTCCCAGAAGCAGCCGCAGATCAACGCCGCAACTGCCGCTGCCCAGAGCATCCGCCAATCACCGTGCACTGTGCCGCTGAAGATCGTCGACTCATGATGAATCAATTGAAGCGACGTGATCAGCAGCAGCGGCGCCACCCACACCAAGGGAAACAGATAATCAGGCCATACGCCGAGACCGACAAGTCCGCCCGCCGCGCTGACGAGCATCACCCATCCCCACACCCTCTGATGGGAAAAGCGGAGACGCACAAACTGATCCAGTCCCGCCGAATAACGCGGATACGCCGTCAGCCACTCAGCCGTACCGAGCACGGCGGGTAGCACCGTCGAAAAGGGCAGCGTGGCACTTAATACGTAGGCTCCGGCACTCAGTTCACCTCCACCGAGGTAGTACCAGTTCTGAACAAAGCGATTCAGGTATTCGAAGCACCACCAAAAGCCGGCGCTGAGCGGAAAGAGGGACGCGAAATAGCGCGGACGATTCAGCACCATGCACCGGCCGGTGCGGCGGAACGTCAGCGCGTTCACCAGCACGATATACCCTACCCAGAGCGGGAAGAAGGTATGGGCCTGAAACGGCTGCATCCACTCAAACCTGGTCCAGGCCAACCCCCACAGCACCAGCGTCCAGATGGCGGCCCCCCAGCCCCACCAGGGGAAGGCGGCGACGGGAATCGGCCGCTCCCGGGGCGTGGCTTGCAGGATACGAAGAACGAACGGTGCGAGCGTTGCACAAATGAACAACATCACACCCACGAACACCGGCCAGGAGAACGGCGCGTGCACGACAGACCTAGTGGTCGGGGGCCACTCAAGATAGGGTGCGACGGGCTTGCCCGCCCACCACAGGCCCAGCAGCGGCAAACCTAGGCTGAGACTCAGCGCACTCAAGAGGATAACCGGCCGGCCACGTATCACACCCAAGTCCCCCTCCCCGAATCCTTGCGTACCTGCCCAAGATGGCGCTGCGATGAATCCTATCACCACTGTCCGCATCTGACACAACCAGGATCTCGGCTGAATTTTCGGCCTTCGCTTGTCCGCAGGGCTATGATAGGTTGGTTCGAAAGAGGAGTGAATCACTGTCATGCCTCGACTGCTGGTAGCCACGCTTACCACCATCACCCTGTCGGCCGCACACCTCCTACTCACACCGACATGGTCACTGAGTCAGGGCGGGGGCGGTCAAGTTACCGTAACGCCGACCACCGACAAAGTCATCGCCTGGTCGGCGGCGGGAGGCGGCGTCGAGGAATCCCTGCAGCCGGGGGAATCCATTGTGACGTCCGGTTCACGTGGACATACGGGATTCGTCCAGACCACACATCGACTACTGGGATTTTCGGCCGGCCTGCGGCAATGGCGGGAGGTACGTCTGGGAGTCGAAGAACGCGTGGGGCATCACCAGCTTCAACCGTTCCTGATCCTGGCCCACACTAATCAGCAGGTGTATGGCTTCCAAGAAACGCGCGGTCACTGGACGAGCGTCGCGCTCGGCCCGAACGAACTAGTCTCTCAATTGCGCGGACACGGACATGTGGCCGTGGCCGTTACCAACGAACGCGCGCTGGGATTTTCCACCTATACGGGCGGGTTTTTTGATATTGCCTGGACTCCGCAGGAACGCGTGCTGTCGATCGACGGAGGGCAGAACGCCATGGTGGTCCGCACGTCTTCACGCACGGTCATCTTCAAATCCCAATCCAACGGATGGACCGAAGTGCGATAGCACTCTCGTCCCACCGTCAGCCCGGACTTACATTCGGCCTTCGTCCAATTCGATCGCATCGACCCAAGTGGAGGCAGGCGGCAAGGATGCCACCGGCACGCCGCGTTTCGTGGCGATCTCCTGCAAGCGCCCCTGATAGCGCTGCCGGGTCATGTCGTCCTTCGGGTGGCTCGTCAGAATGCCCTGCGACCATTGCGCAATTTCTTCGTCGGAATGCTTGCAACCGTTGGCCGTCACCCAGGCCAGCAACTGTTCATCACTCTTGCCGGCCAACACCTGCGGCTCAAATGCTTTCGGATCGATCTGCAGAAAATCGATCAAGTACTTATCGAACCCAACGGTGATGTAATTGTAGTCTTGAATCTTCCCCGCATGGCGGAGCTTGATCTTATCGATAAATCGCCCCAGATGGGCAATGCCACCGAGAAGCACTTTCGGACTGCGTGGATACGTCATCATCTCAACGTCCTCCGGAACCTGATCGTGTGTGTGAAGTGGGAAGCAGTCTGCCGCCGTGACGTCACCCATCACGGCGGCTGAAAGCGACCCGATAAGGTGACACTCAGTCAGTTCGGGAACCGACTGTCCCGTTCATCGGGCGTCTCGCGCAGCTTAGGGAGCCTTCTTTTCGGTCGCGTCTGCCGCGTCGCCCTTTTCGACCTTCAAAATCGTCACATCGAACGTCAGCGTCTTTCCCGCGAGCGGATGATTGAGGTCGATGAGAACCTTCTTATCATTCACTTCCAGGACCTTCACCAGCCGGTTGTCCGATGCCTGCAAAATATCCCCGACTTTCACGTCCTTGGGAAGTTTGTCCTTGTCGACAGATTGCTTCAGCTTGTTGTTGTAAGGA from Nitrospira sp. encodes the following:
- a CDS encoding SUMF1/EgtB/PvdO family nonheme iron enzyme, with product MSVTVRLSGLTAILRALSLVLLTSSLAWLHPALSLAARTPTPPPTPELAKHLTSIANITIASPTIRIPEGPFLLGSIRVDDDPYGMGTQFDDTELPQHRVWLDTYEIDRDEVSLSEYLVYLQNRKLHPSKELQHLIWHVITVHSVSDETLAQWPALYVTWKEADSLCRSIGKRLPTEAEWEKAARGPDGNRFPWGDTLPDNSLAMFGQHHVHEIPILAPVSSGDAGKSYYGLHHMAGNVAEWVNDWFGFDYYAYMPERNPPGPTSGRYKSLRGGSWKSRPIMLRTATRSGAPADQRSATVGFRCAKPPSAPGKP
- a CDS encoding DUF5069 domain-containing protein, giving the protein MMTYPRSPKVLLGGIAHLGRFIDKIKLRHAGKIQDYNYITVGFDKYLIDFLQIDPKAFEPQVLAGKSDEQLLAWVTANGCKHSDEEIAQWSQGILTSHPKDDMTRQRYQGRLQEIATKRGVPVASLPPASTWVDAIELDEGRM